The following nucleotide sequence is from Echeneis naucrates chromosome 5, fEcheNa1.1, whole genome shotgun sequence.
CTGTACTCCTTCTCAGAGTAAACATAGACTGTCAGAACCGGCCCAAAGATCTCCTGATGATACCcatttaaagattaaaaaaggaTTGAGTTAGTGATGACCAATAATCCTTCCTCccaaacacatgcacgcacaacaGCCTACCCACAGGATGTGTTGTGCTTTCAGGCTGTGAATCAGGGCGTGAAACAGGGTTTGAGTTAATCAAACAGCAGATGTTTCTGTGGGGCACGGGTCACGTGTTTGGGTAAGTGATCCATCAGTTTGTCCTGAGTTCAGTCAGAGTGAACACAGTTTCATCTCTATGCAAACAAACGCTAAGACATACTGCAGGTATCAGTGTATATTAAGTATTCTAATTTCTCTTTGtacaaacaggaagaaagagCAGAGGATGATAAAAACATCATGCAGGAATGAACTGATTCACTCTCAGTTAACAAAATCTGTGGCCTCAATTTTGCGGAAGTAAAATTTAAAGTCAAAGTCTTAAGGTGTGATCACATTAATCTTTAGTTTAGCTTTAGTTTCCCTCCACTGAAACCTAACAGCGTGTCAGACCTCGTTCATGATGGCATCCTGAGGGTCTTTGGTTTCGATGATGGTCGGCTCCACAAAGTAGCCCTTCTTATCATCGCAGTTGCCACCAGCGATGACGTGTAGATTCGGAGAAGACTTGGCGTGATCGAGCCACTTCTTGATCCGACTGAAGGACTGCAGGACGAACAGGAAACAGTCAACTGTGACAAATTtggacacccacacacactgaatgtgtcAAAAAGGGGACGAGGCCGGTACCTTATCATCGATGACAGCTGAGAAGAAAGTGCCGAAGTCCTTCACAGGCtgaagcaaagaagaagaagaagaataaatcATTAATGACAACTTGGTGccttaaataaaaaacaaacaaacaaaaacagaaactcgTTGGTTTCAGCTCTTTTAATGAGACAACTGACTGCTTTTCTCTGTGAGATGTGACAGTGAATTATAAAGTGaatttcagatgtttttctttcaaatgctTTGTATCAGAGGGCAACAAGGGGAGTTCTCCCCGTTCCTGTGtcggtttcctccctccgtccaaaaacatcatatttgactctaaactgtctgtcggtctgagtgtgagtgtgagtggttgttgggctctgtctgtctctgtctctgtgtgtcggccctgtgatggactggcgacctgtccagggtgaccccgcccctcttccaatgtgagctgggattggctccagcaccccccgtgtTCAAGAAacataagcggtagaagatgaatgaatgaatgaatgaatatataatataatataatatctGTATCATCAAATCTACTTCTGCATCATCAACTCACATCTCCCACTTTGATGTTCCTGAGAATGTCCAGAAGTTTCTGTTTGATCTGTGGCCACAAGCTGTCTGGGACATACATCCTGGAGCAGGCTGAACATTTCTGACCTCCGTACTCAAACGCTGAGCGAATGGTCCCCATCACCACGCTGTCAGCATCCGCGGAGCTGTGGACGAAGTGGAAATTCTTCCCGCCGCACTCTGAAAACATCCAGAGAGATATTTCAGGAAAACTGGATTAACAGCCGCGGTCTGACCGTCACAAAGAGATTCTGCTCACCTCCTGCCAGACGAGGAAATGTCCTGTAGGTGTCCAGATTCTGGGCGACCTGTTTCCACAGACGCTTGAACGTCCTAAAGAACAGATTCAGTCAAACCACCAGTGAGGTTGCCAATTCatcaaaacatcatcatcattagactttttttttttttttttttaattaaatcaaccTCCTGAGACCTGAGCTTTTGGATGTTGGAAGGATTTGACATCCAACTTGACTCTACAACGATAATTGACACGTGCTTTTGTGATCACAAGATGATGACGTGTCGTCGAATGAGGCCAGCAGGTGCACATTAAGCACTGTGGCTCAGACAACCCAAAAGGTCATGTCTTCATATCAGAAGGCCGGCTCTTAGATAGAATTTATGGttgtaaaacaaatgtaatgatTTCCCCAGGCCAATCGGTCTACAGATCTACCTACAGATGTAAGAGAGGACATTTGCTTGGCCGCACCctctgatgatgaagatgtgaCTTACGGGACGCTGCCGGTGAAGTTGATGCCTGCCAGGTGCTCAGAGGCGGTGACGGTGTCTCCGAACACCGGCCCGTCAGCTGGTAAGAACTGGATGATGTTTGGGGGCAGACCACACTCCCTCAGGACTTTGTAGACAGCGTAGCTCGCGGACATGGCGGTGTCACTGGGCTTCCACAGAACGACGTTACCCTGGAAGACAGCAGTTAGAAAGACCTGAGCACCAGACAGCTGTGCAGAACATGGCCCAGGCTGGGAGCCAGAAACTGATCAAGATATGAGACGCTCAGGGACAAACATGTCCAACACTCACCATCACAGCTGGGGTGCCTGCCAAGTTTCCACCGATGGCAGTGAAGTTAAAAGGAGCCACAGCTGCTACAAAACCCTGGGAAGAAACACAGATGGGCTCATTtgatcaaacataaaaaaacaaaacaaaaacaacaacaactatttCTACTTATTGTTCACCTCATTAGAGGGGAGAAAAGGTGCAAGAGCAGCTATAACAAACAGAAACGATTTGCCAAAACTTTATTCTCAGACTGGCATTCTTTCAAAGATCTGCAGCTGATGAGGATAAATAAGTGTGAAGATCTGGATTGCTTATTGACGTGTTCATCACCATGGATGGTTTGTGAATTAAAAGCAGATTGTTAAACGCAGTGGAGTCCTGCTATTGTGTTTTCGAGAAGAGGGGAGGAGCCTCTTTTGGGTAAAAAGGGCAGGGCGTAACACACAGAATATAAAGACAAGCACAGAAACCAGACAGTCAGGTCTGGAACAGGCTCAACTTCATCCCCTTTTCCCGCTGCACCAAGTTCAGTCTGCCCCGGGTCTTTCTGGGTGTTATTTCTTGGCATATTAATCCAGCATCATACTGATTGTTTGAATTACTGAATGTTGGTATAAAGGTCTCTGGTCACAACTGGCCCTGGCCTGGACAGCGTAGAAAATagattttgttgtatttattctgAAGATAAATACTTTAATTATTAATTCAAGAATCTCTTATTGTAGATTTATGAAGATCTGTAACAATGAAACTGTTTATAAGCATTTCCTCAAATCCTTCAAATCTGAGTTTTGCAAATAAATGTGCCCCATTAAACACTTTAAACTTATTGACTAACCTGAAGTTTCACCAATagatagaagaaaaacaaccagaGAGACATGTAACAATGAGACCAGCCCACGGAAAAATGGGATTCAGTGTTTCCCGGAGCTGGTTCCCGGACCCGCTCTCACCTCGAGGCCGCGGTACAGCATGGTGTTGGTGCTCCCCTCTGCGTCTATCGGCTGCATCTTCTCCAGCTCGATCGCATGTTTGGCGTTGAACCTGAAGAAGTCaatcagctctgcagcagcgtCGATCTCCGCCTGGACCACCGTCTTACCCTGAGAACCCCAGAGCACAGCCACACGGCTTAGCAACACATCTGTCCCAAGGTAGATAATGTCTGCCTCTATGTGATGCTCAGTGTGTTCAGTATTCCTTACATGTGTATCTTTCTACctacagttttcattttttcctgtAATCCCTTctggctttttcattttttgaccCAGTTTAAGGGGATTTGATGGCTCTGTGTCCGACAAGCGGAGATATAAACCAGTGTAGCGGACGTTCTCCTCTACCTGTCCAATCATAGTCTTGGCCAGGATTTCTGCTCTCTTGGGTCCGCTGATGATGTCGGCCGCCTTGAAGAGGACCTGGGCTCTGTCCTGGACGGGCTTCAGGTCCCACTCTCTCCTTGCCGCCACTGACGCCAGGATGGCTTTGTTTATCAGCTCCTGCATCGGCCATGTTCAGCAGAAAGTACAGCAGTTATGAAACACAACAAGGAGAGTCAAACAGATGTAGGTGTGTGTGACTACAGCCCCCCCTGCTGGAGTCAGAAAGTCTATGAGCCTTGTTGGATAAACAGTTTGTGGATTTTTCGcccactgtgtttgtttttggatgaTGGCAGCAGGTGGGGCATTCAGATTTCCATCTTTCTAAAATCCCATTTTTAAAGCGATGTTCTACAACATTAGATTTCTGCCCTtagatgtaaacacacaaagacatcagTGTGTGCATATTGTCACTGAACCTCATCTCACCTTGTCAGCATAGCAGAACTTTGCCACCTTATGTGAGTGATTGAACGGCtgtgaaaagaaacaagaagTTGATCAGACTTAGATGTTATcagttcagagcagcagctgagtcTCAGCTTGTTCTGCTGTATATTTGAATAGTGATATGACCCATGGGGTGGTGTTTTCCTGAGGCAATAGTTTACTCAGGTTACTGTAAGTGCCTCAAGTTCACTCACAGATAACTGATATCTGATGTCTTTGGTCCACACATGTTCATCTCCAACCACACATGGGATCTCCTCCGTCTTCCCCTTCAGACTGTCCAAGGCCTGAAAGAGCATGACGTTCATTATCGGGAGTTGaattcagtgaaaacagtgagtGTTGGGTGAACATGTGCAGTTTTTCACCTTCAgcagc
It contains:
- the aldh4a1 gene encoding delta-1-pyrroline-5-carboxylate dehydrogenase, mitochondrial; its protein translation is MLRVTTAAAAAALFRRGLKTSPCAAVEVKNEPILGFKEGSAERKELLKALDSLKGKTEEIPCVVGDEHVWTKDIRYQLSPFNHSHKVAKFCYADKELINKAILASVAARREWDLKPVQDRAQVLFKAADIISGPKRAEILAKTMIGQGKTVVQAEIDAAAELIDFFRFNAKHAIELEKMQPIDAEGSTNTMLYRGLEGFVAAVAPFNFTAIGGNLAGTPAVMGNVVLWKPSDTAMSASYAVYKVLRECGLPPNIIQFLPADGPVFGDTVTASEHLAGINFTGSVPTFKRLWKQVAQNLDTYRTFPRLAGECGGKNFHFVHSSADADSVVMGTIRSAFEYGGQKCSACSRMYVPDSLWPQIKQKLLDILRNIKVGDPVKDFGTFFSAVIDDKSFSRIKKWLDHAKSSPNLHVIAGGNCDDKKGYFVEPTIIETKDPQDAIMNEEIFGPVLTVYVYSEKEYREVLQLIDSTSPYALTGAVFAQDKTVIDQAAKILRNAAGNYYVNDKSTGSIVAQQPFGGARASGTNDKPGGPHYVLRWTSPQVVKETHVPLKEWRYPYMG